In Stigmatopora nigra isolate UIUO_SnigA chromosome 2, RoL_Snig_1.1, whole genome shotgun sequence, a single window of DNA contains:
- the sox7 gene encoding transcription factor SOX-7, with translation MAALVSAYSSWPPDSFECPPPQMPVDGDMAGDTRRGGGGAVAGGGGGGVDKTAEPRIRRPMNAFMVWAKDERKRLAVQNPDLHNAELSKMLGKSWKALTPPQKRPYVEEAERLRVQHMQDYPNYKYRPRRKKQLKRICKRVDPSFLLGCPPPPAPDQNALPKQRALCRPMDKDADLRFSSSSAPSLPGVRSFREPAMDAYPYGLPTPPEMSPLDAVDHEHAPPSYYRASPEEHQHHQMGSPTYQLDYGQGQIHCGVSHGAVPYYADSSFPPSHRGVPHHHLGQLSPPPEAQGHMETLDQLSQAELLGEVDRNELDQYLIAGGGGFQHEQGGGGGVAVTGHVQVSATENSLISVLADATAAYYNNYGIS, from the exons ATGGCCGCCCTGGTCAGCGCCTACTCATCGTGGCCCCCCGACTCCTTCGAGTGTCCGCCTCCGCAAATGCCGGTGGACGGCGACATGGCGGGGGACACGCGCCGAGGTGGAGGGGGTGCCGTtgccggcggtggcggcggcggcgtggacAAGACGGCGGAACCCCGCATCCGTCGGCCCATGAACGCCTTCATGGTTTGGGCCAAGGACGAACGCAAGAGGCTGGCCGTGCAGAATCCCGACCTCCACAACGCCGAGTTGAGCAAGATGCTGG gcAAGTCGTGGAAGGCCTTGACGCCCCCCCAGAAGAGGCCGTACGTGGAGGAAGCGGAGCGCCTGCGCGTGCAGCACATGCAGGACTACCCCAACTACAAGTACCGCCCCCGGCGCAAGAAGCAGCTCAAGCGTATCTGCAAGCGGGTGGACCCCTCCTTCCTGCTGGGATGCCCCCCGCCGCCGGCGCCCGACCAGAACGCCCTGCCCAAGCAGCGGGCGCTCTGCCGCCCCATGGACAAGGACGCCGACCTCCGCTTCTCCTCGTCCTCGGCGCCCTCCCTGCCCGGAGTGCGTAGCTTCCGCGAGCCGGCCATGGACGCCTACCCCTACGGCCTCCCCACGCCCCCCGAGATGTCCCCCCTGGACGCGGTGGATCACGAGCACGCGCCCCCCTCGTACTACCGGGCGTCCCCCGAGGAGCACCAGCACCACCAGATGGGCAGCCCCACGTACCAGCTGGACTACGGTCAGGGCCAGATTCACTGCGGGGTCTCGCACGGCGCCGTCCCTTACTACGCAGACTCGTCGTTCCCGCCGAGCCATCGCGGGGTCCCGCACCACCACCTGGGTCAGCTGTCCCCGCCCCCGGAGGCGCAAGGTCACATGGAGACTCTGGACCAGTTGAGTCAGGCGGAACTCCTGGGCGAGGTGGACCGGAACGAGCTGGACCAATACCTGATCGCCGGAGGGGGCGGCTTTCAGCACGAgcaaggcggcggcggcggggtcGCCGTCACGGGTCACGTCCAGGTGTCCGCCACGGAGAACAGTCTGATTTCCGTTCTGGCCGACGCCACCGCCgcctactacaacaactatgGAATTTCGTGA